Proteins found in one Mytilus edulis chromosome 2, xbMytEdul2.2, whole genome shotgun sequence genomic segment:
- the LOC139513735 gene encoding uncharacterized transporter HI_0519-like → MDKDGIQLRHVHVIDPDNQIKNGSGEAYMNKAYEGSEQNLDKKSDHKTDIDGEHDDDEFEGNACSNAVGFIQNIVADFYKEYGNIVWYTIYLLLLLAYFGYFIYCMYHLTDKDKITEEGSIRLIVITILLVAGISFKLLTTFIKLDFTSFEREFENFMGKYGFIIHICLIISAIGGNIAVIIIEVILKEVDNLISLIGVFCFVVVFYVTSHNPARVNWRPVFWGLEIQFYFALAIIKWPIGNDIFQWCGDRVTEFLAHTDAGAGFVFGNDTFRNHFFAMAVLPVIVFFSTAIAILYYLGVMQFIIKYIARGLAFALGTSPAESLNAAGNIFIGQSEAPLMIRPFLAKLTNSEIHAIMTGGFATIAGSVMAAYVLMGVPAKHLLSASVMSAPAALAMAKLSYPETKVSKALDKDVYQMESGKERNIVEAASNGACMSVKLVANIAVNLIAFISLLQFVNATLTWFGERAGLYAPDHELLTFQFICSYVFWPMSWVMGVHHTDCRVLGELIGIKTFINEFVAYNELSKYIDNRANLTWYEGLPAINSSYTGNWTRVGRDIHYLDFDHTLVGGTIEDRSMVIATYALCGFSNVGSIGIMLGALGAMAPTRKHDLTKVVVRAMICGNVACFLTACIAGLMYEPK, encoded by the exons ATGGACAAAGACGGCATACAACTACGTCATGTGCACGTTATAGATCCTGATAACCAAATCAAAAATGGATCTGGTGAAGCTTACATGAATAAGGCATATGAAGGATCAGAG CAAAACCTTGACAAAAAATCAGACCATAAGACAGACATCGATGGTGAACACGATGACGATGAATTTGAAGGCAACGCTTGCTCAAACGCTGTTGGATTCATCCAGAATATTGTCGCTGATTTTTACAAAGAATATGGCAATATCGTGTGGTATACAATATACTTGTTGCTATTATTAGCATACtttggttattttatttattgtatgtACCACCTCACTGATAAAGATAAAATAACTGAGGAAGGATCTATCCGATTGATTGTCATAACCATACTACTGGTGGCTGGGATATCATTTAAACTACTGACTACATTTATTAAACTTGATTTCACCAGCTTCGAACGGGAATTTGAGAATTTTATGGGAAAATATGGTTTCAT AATACACATATGTCTTATAATCTCGGCTATTGGTGGTAACATTGCTGTCATCATCATAGAGGTTATACTGAAGGAAGTAGACAATCTAATATCCCTCATTggagttttttgttttgttgttgttttctacgTTACTTCACACAATCCAGCTCGG GTGAATTGGCGTCCTGTTTTCTGGGGACTTGAAATACAGTTCTACTTTGCATTGGCAATAATCAAGTGGCCAATTGGAAACGACATATTTCAGTGGTGCGGAGACCGTGTAACAGAGTTCCTGGCACATACAGACGCCGGTGCTGGTTTTGTCTTTGGTAACGATACCTTTAGAAACCATTTCTTTGCAATGGCA GTGCTTCCAGTGATTGTGTTTTTCAGTACTGCAATAGCTATTCTATACTACTTGGGTGTTATGCAATTCATCATCAAGTACATAGCACGTGGTCTGGCATTTGCACTTGGAACATCTCCAGCTGAATCATTGAATGCTGCCGGAAACATTTTTATAGGTCAA AGTGAAGCTCCACTGATGATAAGACCATTCTTGGCAAAGTTGACGAATTCTGAAATCCATGCAATTATGACAGGTGGATTTGCAACCATAGCCGGAAGTGTCATGGCTGCCTATGTTTTAATGGGG GTTCCTGCCAAACATCTTTTATCGGCCTCTGTAATGTCCGCTCCTGCAGCACTAGCAATGGCCAAACTATCTTATCCAGAAACTAAAGTGTCGAAGGCTCTGGATAAAGATGTATATCAAATGGAAAGTGG GAAAGAAAGAAACATAGTTGAAGCTGCATCTAATGGCGCATGTATGTCTGTGAAACTTGTTGCCAATATTGCTGTAAATCTCATTGCCTTTATATCACTACTTCAGTTTGTAAACGCCACTCTAACGTGGTTTGGGGAGAGAGCAGGCTTATATGCACCAGATCATGAACTTCTTACTTTCCAG tttatttgcTCCTATGTATTTTGGCCTATGTCTTGGGTAATGGGCGTCCACCATACTGATTGTCGTGTCCTTGGAGAACTAATCGGAATTAAAACTTTCATCAACGAGTTCGTTGCTTATAACGAATTATCCAAATACATAGATAATAGGGCAAACCTAACATGGTATGAGGGACTACCAGCTATAAACAGCAGTTACACTGGAAACTGGACACGGGTTGGTCGGGATATTCATTATCTGGATTTCGATCACACTCTCGTTGGAGGAACCATAGAG GATAGGTCAATGGTTATTGCGACTTATGCCTTATGTGGGTTTTCAAATGTCGGTTCTATTGGAATTATGCTTGGAGCACTAGGGGCTATGGCACCTACTCGAAAGCACGATCTCACCAAAGTGGTTGTGAGAGCAATGATTTGTGGAAACGTAGCTTGCTTCCTGACAGCATGCATAGCAG GTTTAATGTATGAACCAAAATAA
- the LOC139513736 gene encoding uncharacterized protein, giving the protein MALKAKEVRVEVSLNEKIMIAKNYEKTRCNWPRILENIRSNIDELPGQAKSLYQEGDFQKLRRRMSDQMKKLTKDGAIITNEELKEIVERIREMESRYSGQAGDHPKDKEVISKKLCKRGHSGVPIAQKEIEKEIEAVVKRRMLDDDHREAAIEVPAENPSSSEEDEPPLVQAQPPAPRKSTSELARETYEAVKESIERGKTLESKMDKCMDKFLSM; this is encoded by the exons ATGGCTTTGAAAGCAAAGGAGGTGCGTGTCGAAGTTTCTCTAAATGAGAAAATAATGATTgccaaaaactatgaaaaaactcGCTGCAATTGGCCGAGGATATTGGAAAATATTAGAAGCAATATAGATGAACTACCTGGACAGGCCAAGTCGTTGTACCAAGAGGGGGATTTCCAGAAATTAAGAAGACGAATGTCCGACCAGATGAAAAAGTTAACAAAGGATGGGGCTATCATTACCAATGAAGAGTTAAAAGAAATCGTTGAAAGAATAAGGGAAATGGAGAGCAGATACTCCGGACAAGCTGGAGACCATCCCAAAGATAAAGAAGTTATCTCAAAAAAG CTGTGCAAACGAGGACATTCTGGTGTGCCTATAGCacaaaaagaaatagaaaaagaaatagaaGCTGTGGTTAAAAGGAGAATGCTAGATGATGACCACAGAGAAGCAGCGATAGAGGTACCAGCAGAAAATCCGTCTAGTTCGGAAGAAGATGAACCTCCTTTGGTACAAGCCCAACCACCAGCGCCAAGAAAGTCAACATCTGAATTGGCACGAGAGACATATGAAGCGGTTAAAGAGAGCATAGAACGAGGAAAAACATTGGAATCAAAGATGGACAAATGCATGGACAAGTTTTTATCCATGTGA